AAGGAGAACATGGTCTTAGAACAAAGTGGGTAAAGATTACGGACCCTaagatgtgacacccctaatttgaccctagtcgaaaagtgatttcgggaccacaaaatcgagtcataaaaataattagccgtcatattttatgactattatatgtgaatacgaatgtgtgaaagttttaatctttgatttagtaaattgcatgtgaatttagtcaataggacttatgtgtgacacttttgaaatgtgataggtcaaaacataaggatctattagtgcatgaaataaaaagggtggaattgcatgtcaatttcccccctaattagtagtggccggccatgagcatgagagtggacaaaatgttatggggtgaaacatgttggaaacatgttgtgttagtgtgttatgggagaaagaatataataaaagttaatgaaataaatgaaaaaacatgtttgaggtgaaaataacaaggccattttcttcttcttcttgccgtgagttgagaaagaaaatagaaacctttgagcttagggcattcggcaaaagaaggcttcaaataaggtaaggttcatgttattttctttgaaaagttgtgaattttggttggttttgaagcttgcaacaagacccatgtgaaaatttttgtgttcatgaagcatgtagcaatcggtcatgagcttaatggggtatattttgtatgtttgatgattttgggaggataattgattctagttgagtatgaacatactaaatgtgcttgatggctcaaatgagcttggaaagttggccaatgttgtttaagttcatgaattagggcataatttcattcggccatggaaattgagcatggaaaaaaaaaatctggtgtgggatatatgaagctgaaaatttagtttgaagtgtggtaattgtgttaaagatgaacattaaaccttaaagcatgatttagtttaaccaagggagaacttgtatatttgtaggagggcatgtttgaacgtgtattgataattgattttgaaggttcggctttatgccttgatagttggtttgaagtatatgatgccttggtataaatatatgtgcattcagttaccttcataacatgcatttaaagtgtcctttggatgcaattgcttatgcacttgaggggatatgagttaattttctttatggcaaatttggataagaagctaactaataatatgctaaggtagtcatgtggataatcggctttgtgaatattattaaaggtgtaattagttatatgcataggtcatcggaaaaattgaccacataactagtatatgtatataaggcgacatggtgatacctaggtaaatgtatttgggatggtttttatgaaataccgaatgtgtgcagatgtatcgaggtgttgccttatgtatgagtttcattgagaagatttaccttgttgtttttaatgatataacaaggtgattaaaatagtttaaattttgttaattaagctcaagagcatagaggggcaattttggataaagagaaagtaaacgaatagccgtggatatctagtcgtcgaccacttccgaggtaagttttaagtgattaaacgttgagtaaattcaatcataataggacataatgagttgatttaataagatatgatgtggccatgatatgtcttaaactcaaatggtaagttcatatgtgtttggacttggaaatttaagagcaaattgtaataatttgctttggacagcagcagtaacgtgattttagaaaatcactataaattgttggtgtggaattataggctgaataagatatgtaatcaaagcttatttagtctagtttcttataaaagagaccgtggaagcaaagaaatttcctataaagagatatttaaagttgtgtggggcagtgtcagaatgactccgaaatcccctattctgtttttagaaaatcattataaattgtacaaaaatggttataagataaaatttatatgcttagactccttaatgagtctagtttcaaatgaaatcaaataaaacacattttgaattctgtaaaatgagaaatttgattcgtagtgaggagtggtcagattagtcaaacagtgaaacaggggaaactttaagaaaatctggtattgattggccaaacctaaaattctggaaattttatggatggaatatatacgagtctatattcaagaaaaattaacggcaagtgatttggagttttgtagctccggttataaataatttagtgaccattgctcaggaaaaaagctcgtagtgaatatgtgattttgttgtaaacatggataaaacttgttttagttgctcataagctattgattaaacccatacttgaattctaaatcgtgatattgtaagcttatgagtattcgaacatgaaatgatagtatggcgtaaaattgaattattcattggaaagtgatggatgtagattcggccaagaccaagtctgtacatgatagtatatgtggtatgtgaagtatatttgaataaatgtgaaagtgtatatatgtgataaggccgaatggccaatgtgatgaatgtgaaagtgtatatatatgtgataaggcctaatggccgatgtgatgaatgtgaaagtgtatatatgtgataaggccgaatggccaatgtgatgaatgtgaaagtgtatatatatgtgataaggcctaatggccgatgtgatgaatgtgaaagtgtatatatatgtgataaggcctaatggccgatgtgatgaatgtgaaagtgtatatatgtgataaggccgaatggccaatgtgatgaatgtgaaagtgtatatatatgtgataaggcctaatggccgatgtgatgaatgtgaaagtgtatatatgtgataaggcctaatagccgatgtgatgaatgtgaaagtgtatatatgtgataaggcctaatggccgatgtgatgaatgtgaaagtgtatatatgtgacagggccgagtggccaacgtgatggatgtgaaagtgtataaatgtgataagtcccgaagggcaattgtgtcagtactatatccgggttaaaaccccgcaggctttatgcgagaatattatcctgattaatgtccgtaggcttcgtgctcgtactatatctgagctttaaagacccgacggctaaatgctaggattcaagtaagactttgatattgagtatctgcattaagttaccatcaaataagtattatgtattcaagatgttcaggtacgtattacttactcatcggtggagtgatttcgaggtgaattatcagtatcaaagaggtaggtaaatgtgattaatattataactccaaatgtgagaatgatctaattggtaatggtgtgtttgtataataaagtatgcgatgaaatattcttatgtattagtgcatattctgcccaaaagccttatgatctgagtatgggttgggttgagctagatgtgccagtacaaggtaaggattatgatttgtaagcttacatatatgtgataaggaatatgttggttctttatgtgcctatggtaatttagtacttgtcatgttgaaatacttaaaagtatggatgtgattatgaacaagtggaaaggattattgaaagttgaaaatcgatgaagaatgtgctttggaaatatttgaccatctaggtcattattattcgaaagtatatatgtggcagccaagtgttgcgtttaatgatattatagatcgagatgaagctctagattaacttcatcgaacagttgaaatgaatgaccaataatagtgattgagaacactttgtcttgcttaaaacttactaagcattaaatgcttactccgttctttgaatctctgttttatagattttggttcgtcagctatcggactcgggattattgaagtcgaagtcgcccacactatcaaagcccttttggtacacttttggttgaactctgaaaatggcatgtataggactacccttttgttgttggtcatgtacccttcggttttgtgtaaatttggatagccatgcgaaaatggcttaaatatactttgatcatagcattataatcgttttgtatgttgtccgtcgagaggtatggaaatgttggtaacggttagccatgggaagggttattcttgatcacttttggaatatgtatgacaaactctagttgatccatggaggatcatgaaataggtaaagtttaccttaaaaaaaaacagatgctgacagcagcagtgatgtggatgtgaaaaatcactaaaaatagtaggaatggaattaaatagtgaataaattatgtaaacgaaccttgatgaatctattttcataggaaagtaacgaaacgatcatatggacagtatgttaagagatattcaggttctcgtgagacagggccagaacggtttctggattccctgttccgactttggaaattcattataaattaaccagagataattagaagtcatgccatatatgcatagatttctttttgagtctagtttctatggaaacaaacgacatcagtattgaagccctgtacagggagatatccaagttgtaatgcgcaaaggtcagtgtagtcgatccctgtaacaggggagactttaactaataaactgtactaattggcccaaccaaaaattctagaaaaaaatatgtagatggaaatatgagtctagtttcagggaaaaatcacgaaactgatttttgagttgtgaaactcaagatatgatttttaaggtgacagcgacacagttagccagctgtctggaaatttttaaaatggactgcgatagtaagcgaatttagtctgtgaacccctcgtgtccgactccggcaacggtctcgggtacggggtgttacataagaaGTGGGTAAAGGTTGTGAGTTTAAGGCTCAAGGTAGAGTCAAGGTTTATAAGATAGGGAGTCGTAACTTGTGTTGTGTTAATAGACATAGGGAGGCTGAGAGGGTCTTATAGTTGAGACTCTACATCCATGAGATTAGATGCCACAATCGAGGGTATATGGTTTATGACTTGAGGTGATAACAACTACGAAAGAGTCATAGTCACGATGTAAGTTATTCAAGATGGTTGCAATGTGCTCGATGGTCCAAATAAGACTGTCACATGCAAAGAGAGTGTCACATACTTCTTTAATCTAGGAAAGATAATCTCGCATAAAAAAGGCACATTTGCGGAGAGAGCAAAGCTTGCAATGGAGATGCACCACGTTGGTTGTGGAAAGATACAAAAATACTTGAGTTAAGGTGGACCAGATGGAAGCCAAGGTTTCTACTCCAACAAGTTAAGGTAGGATATTTGGGCTCACAATGGACAAAATCTATGAGGCAAGTGTACTGTCTTGTTTAAGAAAGAGAGTGTAGGCTTCAATTGGGGCAAATTCACCGAACTTGGTGACAATAAATTTTGAGGGTAGGAAGGTTAAACAGTTAAGGAAATGCCCCAAGCTATGGCCACGAATGGTAAATAGAACATGTTGTTTCTAGAGAAGATATTTTTTTCATCCAATCTAACATTGACATGCTTGGTGATGAAGAAAGACCCATTTTTATCGCCAGAAAGCTGAGGGAGGGGGATCAGATTCATCAATAGTATCAAATCATGATGAAAAAGGGACGGGTATGGCAAGCTAAGGTTTAAGTATGGAAGGTCGAAATCACTGGCTCTGATGCCATATTAACGATACACAAGAAAAGATAAAAAGAGGAAATAAAGGGAAAAATAGCTAATCCATTATATTATTATTCAGAAAACCATATTCTTTCCCGCCGTAAATGAGCGCCTTTAAATAGATTCATAAAAATGTCCTTTTTAACAGATTTGAGAATAAATTCAAAAGAGGTTGCTATAGCCGTGTAACATGGCAATAGTCTGTGAGAATGTACAGTTCATTCACAATTCTTACTAATAAAGGCTCATATGAACATGATCCGAAAAATTTTCATCAACATTTTGAACCACTTTAAACTTGTACAGGTACTTCCCTTTCTTCTTTAACTTGGCTACTTTCATTAGATGCTTCAAATATTTCCTATTggattttgatataataataGGATTATTGTCTTCGAATTGTTGAAACATTGACAGCAACAAAAATAgcaaaaacaaaattgaatttgctaaacaaaaatgaaactgaagcaaaagagagaaaagagttTGAACAGTAAGAGTATTAAGGAAAAATCAAAtcttcattcatcattcaaaagATATATAAGTTACAAAAAAACAAATTTGGACAGTTACCTACTAATATAACTGCTCCCACTAATACACTAATACAAATTTGAATTACAAGTAAAAGTAAGCTGACATTTCAGCTATTACATCAAGAGCAAATAAAAAACTAATCCTACTAACTTCAATTGACAAGTTACTAGGTAACTAAGTAAGTTACATTtgaacaaaatgaaacaaaatgttGAACAAGCTGCTGCACTCGATTCTGCTCCATTGCTTGTCTGCTTGATGAGTTGCTGGCCatatgttgcattgcaggccaatgctTAACACGAATAAAGGTAATAATCGCCTTGCCATGAATATCTCCTTTTCTTCATCTGCAAATCCTTTTAGTTTGACAGTTATGAGATCATTGAGCTTGTTAGGAACAATGCCTAAAGTTGAGAATTTTCCTGTGTTAGGCATGTTATAGCATTTTGGATTGATCTGCAAGTTTGATCAACAAATATTTACTAAGATATAGGTATTGGTATAAtcatttgaatatataaaaagaaattgaaaggaataaataaacataaatgtaCCAATCTGAAACTTATGCGTGTATGCATAACATTGCTATTAAGGCGTTAATAGATTCTCTTTCCATTGAACAATCAATCCACCGAAGTTCTTTTAGTTTCCTCAAACAGACAAGAGGGTCTCTACTTGAAAAGGGCAATTTCTTGCACATTGATGTCAGAAAAAACAATCAAGAAGATGAAAGGTTAGTAACTATGTTGCTTCGGCTTTTCTTTGTGAAAGCACTCATTCGAAGAAatctccaaatacatgaaaattcttgaaaaaaaaaacatgtgctCGCGGTTATTACTATGGAAACATGAAACTGAACATTTCTTTACTCATCATACCTCGAAAAACCATCTGCATATTGTTAGAGATCGAAAACCATTTATAGTTCTTAAAAGTTTGTCGAAGCATTTATACTTGTTGGCGCACTCAAAATCGTTTCTTTCCAAATCCAAGAAACCATGATAATAAGGATAAAAGGAAGGCTTAAAGTCCCATGTCCATTCTGTTAAAGGACATTGCCTAAGATCAAGCATGGCATCTTCCTGGGGTAGTCCACGGTCACGTATATGAAACCCGCCAGAAGAATTACATTTGCGGTACAATTCAAACCGAAAGGAAACTAAGTGGCCTCCGTATCTGAAGTAATTCAAACAGCAACCTTCAAAACTGAGAGATTGTAACTGGGGGCAATCGAGGACCACTAATTTATGAAGCCCTTGGGTCTCTTTTATCTGTAAAGATTGTAATCCATTGCATTTGGCGATAGTCAAGCTTCGCAGAAATGGCAAATTTCGCACCAATGAAGAAACTGCCATATTAGACAGTTGGCTTACTGATATGAGATACAGTGATTTCATTTTCATTGTGTTTGAAGATGTTTATTGGGTTTGCAGTGGGTGATTTTCCTCATGCCTCCACCAATCAAACCACATGTATGGAGGCGATAAATGGTTAGTCGATGCAAGATTCGGCTTCAAAAACAAATCAAGTGGCCTtggtaatttttgtttttcatccGAAAAATCAAGTTGAAGTGCACCCTTGCTGGAAATGCTAGCAACAAACTTGCCTCTTCCATGACTAAACTCAAATCTGAACCCCCATTTATTTCTAGGCCTATAGTGTGTATCGAAATCATCAACAAAGCTTTGTATGACTTTAGTGGCTGCTTCCATTGTTATTACATCATGGACTGGTTCCAACAAAGCCTCTTTCCAGAGGCGTTTCCAGTGAGTTGAAAGAAAAGAAGTTCGGACAGCGGATTCAAAAGGGAGGAAGGAAATGATGTGGTGAAGGATGTTATCAGGCAAATGACTGATGTAATCATTAGGGTCCATCTTATTACTGTTCCAAAGGGAAAAAAACAACATTGATCATATCAAAACTTGGAACTTGTTTGATCATAAAACAAACATAATCCCAAAgtaaatgtatatatacacaCTTAGCTGACCTTTTTGGGATATTGAAATGTTTATACGATTTCTCTCCATCATACTTCCATATATGGAAAAGTGATGGAATAATATGGTGAAGGACATCATCATTTAGACTACTGATATCCAAATACCTGATCCAATACAACAAGGTTGAACTACAATACTGAAAATTTAGAAGAAAATGATAATTAATAGAGAGTTGTTACCTGGAGCTTGAAGTGGTTGTTGGGTCAGGATCATGCCTCTGTTTCTCTTGGTTAATTTTCTTGCTTCTTCTCTTCTTTcccattttttgtttttcttttccaatattttttaggtaaaaaaatacaagtgaaatgaCTTTTCAACTTCGGTGGTTTGGAAGATGCCAAAGGGCCAAAGTCTAGCTAAATATTATAACGCGGCCAAATGAACTTTATGATACTGATGaaattataaaactattttaggggatatgaaatataaatttttgaaaaaaaaaacataatgtaAATTTACATtaaatgattttggaaaaatcaaaGTGCAATGTACCTATTTAGGTTTAGAGCTTTGGTTTTTAAAAGggtttttgggaaaaaaaattgggggagaaattatgaaaaaaagtgtttttgggttaatttctAATTTGGGAGAAATAATTTTTCTCTCAAAAAACAGCttatttaagaatatttttatCTCAAAAGTTATTCTTAAAAGCAATACTAAACATACCATTAGTTAAACAATTATGATGGTAAAGTTAATAACTttgtaaaagaaaaggaaaaggaaaatgaggTTATAAGAAAACAACAATAGCACAATGCTAAAAGATATGGAAGAAGTGGCCttcaattttgataaataatgtggaaactatgctaataaagagaacatttattcaataataaaattaaatatt
The sequence above is drawn from the Gossypium hirsutum isolate 1008001.06 chromosome A05, Gossypium_hirsutum_v2.1, whole genome shotgun sequence genome and encodes:
- the LOC107961091 gene encoding uncharacterized protein; translated protein: MAVSSLVRNLPFLRSLTIAKCNGLQSLQIKETQGLHKLVVLDCPQLQSLSFEGCCLNYFRYGGHLVSFRFELYRKCNSSGGFHIRDRGLPQEDAMLDLRQCPLTEWTWDFKPSFYPYYHGFLDLERNDFECANKYKCFDKLLRTINGFRSLTICRWFFEINPKCYNMPNTGKFSTLGIVPNKLNDLITVKLKGFADEEKEIFMARRLLPLFVLSIGLQCNIWPATHQADKQWSRIECSSLFNILFHFVQM
- the LOC107960319 gene encoding uncharacterized protein, which translates into the protein MGKKRRSKKINQEKQRHDPDPTTTSSSRYLDISSLNDDVLHHIIPSLFHIWKYDGEKSYKHFNIPKSNKMDPNDYISHLPDNILHHIISFLPFESAVRTSFLSTHWKRLWKEALLEPVHDVITMEAATKVIQSFVDDFDTHYRPRNKWGFRFEFSHGRGKFVASISSKGALQLDFSDEKQKLPRPLDLFLKPNLASTNHLSPPYMWFDWWRHEENHPLQTQ